One segment of Polyodon spathula isolate WHYD16114869_AA chromosome 20, ASM1765450v1, whole genome shotgun sequence DNA contains the following:
- the LOC121295179 gene encoding centrin-1, protein MATSYKKPSLGATSQRKKTGPKPELTEEMKQEIREAFDLFDTDGSGYIDVKELKVAMRALGFEPKKEEIKKMIVEIDKEGTGKIDFNDFLAVMTHKMVEKDSKEEILKAFRLFDDDETGKISFRNLKRVAKELGENLTDEELQEMIDEADRDGDGEVNEQEFLRIMKKTSLY, encoded by the exons ATG GCTACTAGCTACAAGAAACCCTCACTGGGAGCCACTTCTCAGAGGAAGAAGACTGGCCCCAAGCCAGAGCTGACGGAGGAGATGAAACAGGAGATCCGGGAAGCGTTTGACCTCTTTGATACAGATGGATCCGGATACATTGATGTGAAGGAGCTAAAG GTTGCTATGAGAGCACTGGGGTTTGAAcctaaaaaagaagaaataaagaaaatgattgtGGAAATCGATAAGGAAGGGACTGGAAAGATAGACTTCAATGACTTTCTGGCAGTGATGACCCACaaaatg GTAGAAAAGGATTCAAAGGAGGAGATTCTAAAAGCCTTCCGCTTGTTTGATGATGATGAAACTGGGAAGATCTCATTCCGGAACCTAAAGAGAGTGGCGAAAGAGCTTGGAGAGAACCTGACGGACGAGGAGCTACAG GAGATGATCGATGAGGCTGACAGGGATGGAGATGGTGAGGTTAATGAACAGGAGTTCCTGCGCATCATGAAGAAGACCAGCCTGTATTAG
- the LOC121295893 gene encoding sterol-4-alpha-carboxylate 3-dehydrogenase, decarboxylating-like, with product MATRNRPGSKKCAVIGVSGFLGHHLVEKLLEKGYAVNVYDICQGFHNNRVTFLGDLCCKEDLLPALEGVTLVLHCASPAPSSDNKELFFTVNYIGTKVVILACKEAGVQKVILTSSASVVFEGTDVKDGTEDLPYAKKPIDYYTETKILQEKEVLGANNPDENFLTVAIRPHGIFGPRDPQLVPILVETTRKGKMKFIIGDGKNLVDFTYVENVVHGHILAAESLHKNSPVCGKAYHITNDEPVLFWEFLSRVLAGLDYEPLRYHLPYLLVYYLALLLSLLALLLKPFIAFKPTFTPMRVALAGAHHYYSCKRAKQDMGYRPLVSLDQAIERTVQSYPQLRRTE from the exons ATGGCGACTCGCAACAGGCCG GGCAGTAAGAAGTGTGCTGTGATCGGGGTTTCCGGCTTCCTCGGCCATCATCTAGTGGAGAAGCTCCTGGAGAAGGGATACGCTGTGAATGTGTATGACATCTGCCAGGGCTTCCACAATAACCGGGTCACCTTCCTGGGGGACCTCTGCTGCAAAGAG GATCTTCTTCCAGCACTGGAGGGGGTGACTCTTGTGTTACACTGTGCTTCTCCTGCTCCATCCAGCGACAACAAAGAGCTGTTCTTCACAGTGAACTACATAGGAACCAAGGTAGTCATCCTGGCCTGCAAGGAGGCTGGAGTTCAG AAAGTGATTCTGACGAGCAGCGCCAGCGTTGTGTTTGAAGGAACTGATGTAAAGGATGGCACTGAAGACTTGCCCTATGCCAAGAAGCCTATTGATTACTACACAGAGACCAAAATCCTGCAGGAGAAG GAGGTCCTGGGTGCAAATAACCCTGATGAGAATTTCCTGACTGTAGCAATTCGTCCTCATGGGATTTTCGGACCTAGAGACCCCCAGCTGGTTCCGATTCTGGTAGAGACAACCCGAAAGGGCAAGATGAAATTCATCATTGG TGACGGGAAAAACCTGGTGGATTTCACCTATGTTGAAAACGTGGTACATGGTCACATCCTGGCAGCCGAGAGCCTTCACAAAAATTCACCAGTCTGTGGAAAA GCCTACCACATCACGAACGATGAGCCCGTGCTGTTCTGGGAGTTCCTGTCCCGAGTGCTGGCGGGCCTGGACTATGAGCCCTTGCGGTACCACCTGCCTTACCTGCTCGTATACTACCTGGCTCTGCTGCTGTCCCTGCTGGCCCTGCTGCTGAAGCCCTTCATTGCCTTCAAACCCACCTTCACCCCCATGCGAGTTGCTCTGGCCGGCGCTCACCACTACTACAGCTGCAAGAGAGCTAAACAGGACATGGGCTACAGGCCCCTGGTCAGCCTGGACCAGGCTATTGAGAGAACAGTGCAGAGCTACCCCCAGCTGCGCCGGACTGAGTAA